Proteins co-encoded in one Yamadazyma tenuis chromosome 1, complete sequence genomic window:
- a CDS encoding uncharacterized protein (COG:I; EggNog:ENOG503NW56): protein MSTPAEIIAARIAAQANKASQEDYNDYSDSDVDDGVSSLTASIPSLTDESAFPTLGGGKKPNTTASVGASWGLGGSATASKSPSIGSNGKFKSSTIQEAFSLDADDQLNMDRPEFIKILTTVKAETKTSIECTTSQHTKRRTFLITGKPEDVKLAKRLVIKKLTKPVSTSFEVPAKLRAKIIGPQGKVLRPIISESEVKIEIGAEETFVDGDASNDDIFNKVITIVIYGDTEGCKLAKGRILDIVKDETKNLSIKISVDETVKPFAAKFLQDFIDEQFKELDILVPEFKSSKNVITIIGERELALSAKDEINSKLAQLASKLVIEDVPIPKLKHQFLPIDQILEEENVLIKLLGTGVQFIGEKAKIPVAKEKARQTTSQYKIEVLDMSKAHKGNIPHVSAVAEFLKVQGFFNQVGLKHGVVVNAPSKSVLDTATITSIPIEFVVNSAEVSDENIKAAKKEVVSTVNKLAPDSVKVIDDIDSFLISKVPSAIDSLVKENNITYVILNNRISLFTNDSSVQDSEDFEFEDTSKINEAFESVDAALNSLRELKSDLETVVLEVPGSIQKFVSGRGNTTLNAIIGEVEPHSVAVKLNFDGEIQSEDKLHIHGLKSQVASVQKSIERVINDAKEYGDKYVSTVSIPSTTLSRLIGKNGQFLNSLVNEFGVRIDVAEEEDQKENKKTEIALTGIKKNVESCQAKIVSLSKKWADETLVRIKIESQYHRRLIGANGKFINRLQDKYGVRIRFPSAIELSSNSPDAPKTKDEVTIKGPSKAVAGAKDELEEFYRFEKENGFEQTIEISTKVIPRVIGKSGETINDIADATGVEYQFKRDNVKEEETGVVEVKLTGSKSALKEAISRIQSIVDEAENFVSIDVEVDSKYHRDIIGQNGSKMREIISIAGGDSLPPYKYHKLLNLPNAGSGSNLVNSQGPKEIVNKIVSQLNDLVALKEASVLIEVEVPKEKQRFLVGPSGSTRQALEKEFGVSIEVPRQNDDSAVVKVSGLPEQIEAAKLKIQELTKDDWNDSIDIPENLHWFVSEGGQVFRTLRSNFNVDVGHDNLTRKASKLSNASFPKVPEDSLPTDDDKVKFIIQEREVVDGANIIPWRLKGEKENTVKALKFLQHRLQLAQEADHCAWFYSSKPSSFSKVIGPGGSTVKKIREKSKSQITIPRASDQNSNYIYLVGSKDNLEVAKGLIETLL from the coding sequence ATGTCTACTCCTGCTGAAATTATTGCTGCCCGTATTGCTGCCCAAGCCAATAAGGCTTCCCAAGAGGATTACAATGATTATTCCGATAGTGACGTTGACGATGGTGTTTCATCATTGACAGCTTCCATTCCTTCTTTGACCGATGAGTCCGCTTTCCCCACATTGGGAGGTGGCAAGAAACCCAATACTACTGCTTCTGTAGGTGCTTCTTGGGGACTTGGAGGCAGTGCTACTGCTAGTAAGAGTCCTTCAATTGGTTCCAACGGAAAGTTCAAGAGTTCGACTattcaagaagctttttctttggatgCTGATGACCAGTTGAATATGGATAGACCTGAGTTTATCAAAATCTTGACAACTGTCAAAGCTGAGACTAAGACTAGTATTGAATGTACTACTTCTCAACATACCAAAAGGAGAACCTTCTTGATTACTGGTAAGCCAGAGGATGTtaagttggccaaaagaTTGGTTATTAAGAAATTGACAAAGCCTGTATCTACCAGCTTTGAAGTTCCTGCCAAGTTGAGAGCTAAAATTATTGGCCCTCAAGGTAAAGTTTTGAGGCCCATTATTAGCGAATCTGAAGTTAAGATTGAGATTGGAGCTGAAGAAACATTTGTCGATGGAGATGCATCGAACGAcgatatcttcaataagGTCATAACCATTGTCATTTATGGTGATACCGAAGGCTGCAAGTTGGCTAAGGGAAGAATCCTAGATATAGTGAAGGACGaaaccaagaacttgtCCATCAAGATCTCAGTTGATGAAACCGTCAAGCCTTTTGCTGCGAAATTCTTGCAAGATtttattgatgaacaattcaaggaattggatATTTTAGTTCCTGAGTTtaaatcttcaaagaacGTCATTACTATCATCGGTGAAAGAGAATTGGCTTTGAGTGCCAAAGATGAGATCAACTCAAAATTGGCACAATTAGCCTCTAAGCttgtcattgaagatgttccAATTCCGAAGTTGAAGCACCAATTCTTACCAATTGACCAGATATTagaggaagaaaatgtCTTGATTAAGTTGCTTGGAACTGGAGTTCAATTTATTGGTGAGAAGGCTAAAATTCCTGTGGCCAAAGAGAAAGCCAGACAAACCACTTCACAATATAAAATTGAAGTGTTGGATATGTCTAAGGCTCATAAGGGTAACATTCCTCACGTAAGTGCTGTAGctgaattcttgaaagttcaaggattcttcaaccaaGTTGGTCTCAAACACGGCGTTGTTGTCAACGCTCCCTCCAAGTCTGTTTTGGATACTGCTACAATAACTTCTATTCCtattgagtttgtggtcaACTCAGCTGAAGTTAGTGACGAAAATATCAAAGCTGCTAAAAAGGAAGTTGTTTCGACCGTGAACAAGTTGGCTCCAGATTCCGTGAAAGTCATCGATGATATCGACagcttcttgatttctAAGGTCCCTTCTGCCATCGATAGCTTGGTTAAGGAGAATAATATCACTTATGTTATTTTGAATAACAGAATCTCCTTGTTCACAAATGACAGTTCTGTTCAAGACTCCGAAGACTTCGAGTTCGAAGACACTTCAAAGATCAACGAAGCTTTCGAGTCTGTTGATGCTgcattgaactctttgagAGAGTTAAAATCCGACCTTGAGACAGTGGTGTTGGAAGTCCCTGGTTCAATCCAAAAGTTCGTTTCTGGTCGTGGTAACACAACCTTAAATGCCATCATTGGTGAGGTTGAGCCACATTCAGTTGCTGTTAAGTTGAACTTTGATGGAGAGATCCAGTCCGAAGATAAATTGCATATTCATGGTTTGAAATCCCAAGTGGCCTCAGTCCAAAAATCTATTGAAAGAGTTATTAATGATGCCAAAGAGTATGGTGATAAATATGTTTCCACTGTTTCCATTCCATCCACTACATTGTCGAGATTAATTGGCAAAAATGGTCAattcttgaactccttAGTAAACGAATTTGGTGTGCGGATCGATGTTGCCGAAGAAGAGGACCAGAAAGAAAATAAGAAGACTGAAATTGCTCTTACTGGTATCAAAAAAAATGTTGAATCTTGTCAGGCTAAGATTGTATCTTTGTCCAAGAAGTGGGCTGATGAAACCCTTGTTAGAATCAAGATTGAAAGCCAATACCACAGAAGATTGATTGGTGCCAACGGTAAATTTATCAACAGATTACAAGACAAATATGGAGTTAGAATAAGATTCCCTAGTGCTATCGAATTGAGCTCAAACTCTCCTGATGCTCCTAAAACCAAGGATGAAGTTACTATTAAAGGACCTTCAAAGGCTGTTGCTGGAGCTAAAGATGAATTGGAGGAATTTTACAGGTTTGAAAAGGAAAATGGATTTGAACAGACCATTGAAATATCAACTAAAGTTATTCCAAGAGTCATTGGTAAGTCTGGTGAAACCATTAATGATATAGCAGATGCAACCGGAGTTGAATATCAATTCAAAAGAGACAACGTTAAAGAAGAGGAAACGGGAGTGGTAGAAGTTAAATTGACCGGTTCTAAATCTGCCTTAAAAGAAGCCATCAGTAGAATTCAAAGCATCGTTGATGAAGCTGAAAACTTTGTTTCTATTGATGTGGAAGTTGACTCCAAGTATCACAGAGATATTATTGGTCAGAATGGTTCCAAAATGAGGGAAATAATCAGCATTGCAGGAGGGGATTCTTTACCTCCTTATAAGTACCataagttgttgaacctTCCAAACGCTGGAAGTGGATCAAACTTGGTTAACTCTCAAGGTCCCAAGGAAATTGTCAACAAGATTGTTTCTCAATTAAACGATCTAGTTGCATTAAAGGAAGCTTCGGTTTTGATTGAGGTTGAGGTTCCTaaagaaaaacaaagatttcttgttggacCTTCTGGATCCACTCGTCAAGCTTTAGAAAAAGAATTTGGTGTTTCGATTGAAGTGCCAAGACAAAATGATGACTCTGCTGTTGTGAAGGTAAGTGGTTTACCAGAGCAAATTGAAGCTGCTAAGCTCAAGATTCAggagttgaccaaggaTGACTGGAATGATTCCATCGACATCCCAGAAAACCTTCATTGGTTTGTCAGTGAAGGAGGACAAGTGTTCAGGACCCTCAGATCTAACTTTaatgttgatgttggacATGATAACTTGACTAGAAAAGCATCAAAATTGTCTAATGCCTCTTTCCCTAAGGTACCAGAAGATTCTTTGCCTACAGATGATGATAAGGTCAAATTTATTATTCAAGAACgtgaagttgttgatggtgcCAATATCATTCCATGGAGATTGAAGGGTGAAAAGGAAAATACTGTCAAAGCATTGAAATTTTTACAACACAGATTACAGTTGGCTCAAGAAGCTGATCATTGTGCTTGGTTCTATTCATCAAAGCCATCCAGCTTTTCTAAGGTGATTGGTCCTGGTGGATCCACCGTCAAGAAGATTAGAGAAAAATCAAAGTCTCAGATCACTATTCCAAGAGCATCTGACCAAAACAGTAACTATATCTATTTGGTAGGGAGCAAGGACAATTTAGAAGTTGCTAAAGGTTTGATTGAGACTTTGCTCTAG
- a CDS encoding uncharacterized protein (COG:S; EggNog:ENOG503P59P) has protein sequence MFNRFISKITRTQLETGKFGFYLFTPILVMIYSGINSDEKFNLPGFWPDPATLNQIPKERHEIQAEIARIRREREEKRRRLEERAKELGITEEA, from the exons ATGTTTAACAGATTTATCAGCAAAATAACCAGAACCCAGTTGGAAACAGGGAAG TTTGGGTTCTACCTTTTTACCCctattttggtgatgatatACTCAGGTATAAACTCAGATGAGAAGTTTAACTTACCAGGATTCTGGCCTGATCCTGCCACTTTGAACCAAATCCCCAAAGAAAGACACGAAATCCAGGCAGAAATAGCTAGAATTAGAAGGGAGAGGGaagagaaaagaagaagattggAGGAAAGAGCCAAAGAGTTGGGTATCACCGAAGAAGCTTAG
- the VPS41 gene encoding Vacuolar protein sorting-associated protein 41 (EggNog:ENOG503NWZR; COG:U; BUSCO:EOG09260EQD) has translation MEANTEDVDEQQGQDPIEEANRNFHSTKDTAVSINEPVSTYTSHLEEAPETDDDNDTVGNTTFETTYGSDEDDSNDVPGEADIQRTEEIDAYSIDEEDEPPKLKYSRITGLPPNFFSRDPVSCCNIHDDYYIFATHSGIIHVTDPNFTTIRTFKAHRASILSIYTDGQFFASGSMDGTIVIGSIKDEKDIIAYDFKRPIHAVVLDPNYSRTRSFVSGGMAGKVIHSSKNWLGQRSDIVLDENNGPIVAIHSVDDILLWMNDKGISIFHTQARQVIKVIDKPEDSPRSDLYWPRVHSLEMDRVLIGWANYIWCIRVSIRTSEDKSEMASNKSRILPSAATISFRAVQEKKVEIEHVFKLDSLIAGISSFTDDYWMILSYEPPTADGDEKVKFNYPDLKLINSLNGEVDFEEEIGMKNIDNLGLNDYSLHRHIGSDSTSYFVVSAKDGIIAQEVQLNDRLDWYISHDRYRDAWEISEHLLSPEKRLNLGLKHVDNLVRDDGWELASQLLAEYLFLDEDKLPDGDTRSTILTTKTVKSNNSSSSMSYDEDFVKNVVSQWESWSSIFIQANHIKELTEVIPRSPKFSLSASIYDSILSYWIGKNVSKTVELISEWDVELYDSKKVESLMETSLEGSESSILRKCLADLYVKTYKPQKAVEHLMKLKDPNLFMFLADNHLLTNFLSDIPQIIKLKFSDDEYNNLPLKILENKLRDVIQVLVDHRHELNTRLIFNLMEQQHLTFINYLYLEKLNDIDDFLLSSFGDERVKLYSEFDRPKLLPFLMRSSDYDIDLAISICESSDFIEELVYLLGKIGENKKALTLIIDKLNDPEVAINFAKHQNDREAWNILLDESMTRPAFIKALIETADDQSNPFYDPISILKRIPNNVKIEGLKNSVSKINENNELNYLMNQLILKLIYGRSEAISKGYRRNLLKGYEIETNDAIFKELIGKFQTILFYNDSLDSNPVFKSQSEMFPQGMAVTAYTNLDKKLEHLQFLTNYLKSKSANDDL, from the coding sequence ATGGAAGCAAATACAGAAGACGTAGATGAACAACAGGGTCAAGACcccattgaagaagccaacAGGAATTTTCATAGTACAAAAGATACTGCTGTCAGCATTAATGAACCTGTTTCAACTTATACAAGCcatcttgaagaagctccAGAAacagatgatgataacgacACGGTAGGGAACACAACCTTTGAAACGACCTATGGAAGTGATGAGGACGACTCCAATGACGTTCCTGGCGAAGCTGATATACAAAGAACAGAAGAGATAGATGCCTACAGcatcgatgaagaagatgaaccTCCTAAATTGAAGTATTCCCGAATAACTGGTCTCCCGCCTAACTTCTTCTCCAGAGACCCTGTTTCATGTTGTAATATTCACGATGATTACTATATTTTTGCTACCCACTCGGGTATAATTCATGTCACCGACCCTAATTTCACCACCATACGAACTTTCAAGGCCCATAGAGCGTCTATTCTTTCTATATATACTGATGGGCAGTTCTTTGCTTCTGGATCAATGGACGGAACCATTGTCATTGGGTCAATCAAAGACGAAAAGGATATAATAGCCTATGATTTCAAAAGACCTATTCATGCTGTTGTACTTGACCCCAACTACTCAAGAACCAGAAGCTTTGTTAGTGGAGGAATGGCAGGTAAGGTAATTCATTCTAGTAAGAATTGGCTCGGACAACGGTCTGATATCGTGTTGGACGAGAACAACGGTCCTATCGTTGCTATCCACTCCGTTGATGACATTTTGCTATGGATGAACGATAAAGGAATCTCTATTTTCCATACCCAAGCTAGACAAGTTATCAAGGTAATCGACAAGCCAGAAGACTCCCCTAGAAGTGACTTATACTGGCCTCGAGTTCACTCTTTAGAGATGGATAGAGTTTTGATTGGCTGGGCAAATTACATCTGGTGCATACGTGTGTCTATTCGGACCTCTGAAGATAAGAGTGAAATGGCTTCAAATAAATCGAGGATTCTCCCTTCAGCTGCAACTATTTCGTTTAGAGctgttcaagaaaaaaaGGTAGAGATAGAACATGTATTTAAGTTGGACAGTTTAATTGCTGGGATCTCGAGCTTTACCGATGACTACTGGATGATATTGTCTTATGAGCCTCCAACTGccgatggtgatgaaaagGTAAAGTTCAATTATCCtgacttgaaattgataaACTCATTGAATGGTGAGGTTGACTTCGAGGAAGAAATCGGCATGAAGAATATCGATAATCTCGGATTGAATGACTATAGCTTGCACCGTCATATTGGTCTGGACAGTACCAGTTATTTCGTTGTCAGTGCAAAGGATGGGATTATCGCTCAAGAAGTCCAATTAAATGATAGGCTCGATTGGTACATTAGTCACGATCGGTATAGAGACGCATGGGAAATAAGTGAACATTTACTTAGTCCTGAAAAGCGCTTGAACTTGGGTCTTAAACATGTGGATAACTTGGTAAGAGACGACGGTTGGGAACTTGCTTCCCAGCTTTTGGCAGAATATTTGTTCTTAGATGAAGACAAACTACCTGATGGCGATACTAGAAGCACCATTCTCACAACAAAAACTGTAAAGTCTAATAATAGTAGCAGTTCTATGTCGtatgatgaagacttcGTGAAGAATGTGGTTCTGCAATGGGAGAGTTGGAGTTCTATATTCATCCAAGCCAATCATATTAAAGAATTGACTGAAGTTATTCCTAGGTCTCCAAAGTTTTCTTTATCGGCTTCAATTTATGATAGTATTCTTTCCTACTGGATTGGAAAGAATGTGAGCAAAACTGTCGAATTGATTAGCGAATGGGATGTTGAACTTTATGATtcaaagaaagttgaaAGTTTGATGGAGACTTCTCTTGAGGGCTCTGAATCCAGCATTCTTCGGAAATGTCTCGCTGATCTTTATGTGAAGACCTATAAACCTCAAAAGGCTGTTGAACATCtaatgaagttgaaggatCCTAATTTATTCATGTTTTTGGCTGATAACCACCTTTTGACTAACTTCTTGTCCGATATTCCTCAGATCATTAAATTGAAGTTCTCTGATGATGAGTACAACAATTTACCTTTGAAAATATTAGAGAATAAGCTACGAGATGTGATTCAAGTTTTGGTTGACCACAGACACGAATTAAATACTAGGttgattttcaacttgatggagcAGCAGCACTTGACGTTTATAAACTACCTttatttggagaagttgaatgatattgatgactttTTGCTCTCAagttttggtgatgagaGAGTCAAGTTATATTCTGAATTTGATAGACCCAAACTCCTTCCATTCTTGATGAGAAGCAGTGACTATGACATTGATTTGGCCATCAGCATATGTGAGTCATCTGATTTTATTGAAGAGCTTGTGTACCTTTTAGGTAAGATTGGAGAGAACAAAAAGGCGTTGACATTAATTATCGATAAATTAAATGACCCAGAAGTAGCTATCAACTTTGCCAAGCACCAGAATGATCGAGAGGCATGGAATATATTGTTAGATGAATCAATGACCAGACCCGCATTCATCAAGGCTTTGATTGAGACTGCTGATGACCAGTCCAATCCATTTTATGATCCAATCTCGATTCTCAAACGTATTCCAAACAACGTTAAGATTGAAGGATTGAAGAATAGTGTTTCAAAAATCAACGAAAATAACGAGTTGAATTACCTCATGAAccaattgattttgaagttgatataCGGTAGATCTGAAGCCATTTCTAAAGGCTACAGGAGAAACCTACTTAAAGGATATGAAATCGAAACAAATGATGCTATATTCAAAGAGCTCATTGGAAAGTTCCAAACAATTTTATTCTATAATGATTCTCTTGATTCCAATCCTGTCTTCAAGTCCCAGTCTGAAATGTTTCCTCAAGGCATGGCTGTAACTGCGTACACTAATCTTGATAAGAAACTTGAGCATTTACAGTTTCTCACCAACTATTTAAAATCCAAATCAGCTAACGACGATTTATGA
- a CDS encoding uncharacterized protein (EggNog:ENOG503P4XB; COG:S) codes for MDFEEQLEKAEKSESPSLVGSSVRSADDSPHNNYIHPEKYKGVKSSGSPAKKSGLSKDITASLDDLMREGALIASEENFEDYLDPEGAVKDDAKYSGSPPGVDEKEQVETTSTEKSDVLHESVDFINSVADTTEAAGKQVPPSSTTTSIQFQPLLDDTVNNNNSVYSQADYSNPNLSEYQLNNQIQNHEDLLAKVKREDPHLKETRREKNEEFRRPEAKTQSSFNPLPLVENGQRGGPEGFHSPYFFKDTRAESVDRSRSRSTSRSRGLRPHLARGDSYKYTKDEDPSKYELPPDYNKPIEEERDERRSRQSRPTMGESIAAVEEEKINNEKYQSQLLSREHSLLTTGDYTNFNVDNPSREPSTPYQFKSSAYSTDYLRSISRSRSRQPHFDQNEKNDANPAELYKEGALINEDPYSAIDNFDSLVDKAIKAPTKTEVKDTSEELEVADEQKEEPETSEEPKAEEVSDEVTGTEVEKTEPEKGEDVEEIEPKEEENLGDIQEDKEPEEIASDEKEESVVDTKSDVGQAVEEAQTDRVSIEESKEVSEEVTKIEESKEVSDDLTKKIEVAEESEKTSSETVPVTEIKAIDIKDDDFDDFDVSPEELRKHLESQPVYLFTSLIGGMQIIHKTNRLQTILKANEIQFTARDLGTDDEAKKIWRRYSNGKTLPGIVRGDDFIGNWEDFESANEEYRVRELLYETL; via the coding sequence ATGGATTTTGAAGAGCAATTAGAAAAGGCTGAAAAGTCTGAATCTCCCTCATTAGTTGGATCTAGTGTCCGGTCGGCAGATGATTCTCCCCACAACAATTACATACACCCTGAGAAATATAAAGGGGTCAAGTCGTCTGGTTCACCTGCTAAGAAATCCGGACTCAGCAAGGATATCACCGCTTCtttggatgatttgatgaGAGAAGGAGCATTGATTGCATCTGAAGAGAACTTTGAGGATTATTTGGACCCAGAAGGTGCTGTTAAAGACGACGCTAAGTACTCCGGATCTCCACCAGGTGTCGACGAGAAAGAACAAGTGGAAACTACCAGTACCGAAAAGTCCGATGTACTCCACGAGAGTGTTGACTTTATCAACTCTGTTGCTGATACAACTGAAGCTGCCGGAAAGCAAGTGCCTCCTTCGTCAACTACCACTAGtatccaattccaaccGTTGCTTGATGACAccgtcaacaacaacaatagTGTTTATTCGCAAGCTGACTACTCGAACCCTAACTTATCCGAGTACCAATTGAATAACCAGATCCAGAACCACGAAGACTTGTTGGCGAAGGTGAAGCGTGAAGATCCTCATCTTAAGGAAACCAGAAGAGAGAAAAACGAGGAGTTCAGGAGACCTGAGGCTAAAACCCAACTGCTGTTCAACCCGTTACCTTTGGTAGAAAATGGTCAAAGAGGTGGGCCGGAAGGCTTCCATTCTCCATACTTCTTTAAGGATACCAGAGCTGAGTCCGTTGACAGGTCAAGGTCGAGATCAACATCCAGATCGAGAGGCTTGAGACCTCATTTGGCTAGAGGTGATTCTTATAAGTACACTAAGGATGAAGATCCTTCCAAGTATGAATTACCTCCGGACTACAATAAACCAATTGAGGAAGAGCGTGATGAAAGAAGATCGAGACAATCCAGACCAACAATGGGTGAGTCGATTGCTGCTGttgaggaagaaaagattaACAATGAAAAGTATCAAAGTCAATTGTTATCTAGAGAACATTCTTTGTTAACCACCGGGGACTACACAAACTTCAATGTAGATAACCCTTCGCGTGAGCCTTCAACCCCATATCAGTTTAAGTCCAGTGCTTACTCTACTGATTATTTGAGATCGatttcaagatcaaggtCAAGACAACCCCATTTCGATCAGAATGAAAAAAACGATGCCAATCCCGCAGAGTTGTATAAAGAAGGTGCCTTGATCAATGAAGACCCGTACTCGGCTATCGATAACTTTGATAGCTTAGTTGATAAGGCCATCAAGGCTCCTACGAAGACAGAAGTTAAAGATACAtcagaagaattggaagttGCTGACGAGCAAAAGGAGGAACCTGAAACCAGCGAAGAACCTAAGGCAGAAGAAGTATCTGATGAGGTTACTGGCACTGAGGTAGAAAAAACTGAACCAGAAAAGGGTGAAGAtgtggaagaaattgaaccaaaagaagaagaaaacttAGGAGATATCCAGGAGGACAAGGAACCTGAAGAGATTGCTTCTgatgaaaaggaagaaTCTGTGGTGGATACAAAATCTGACGTGGGACAGGCGGTAGAAGAGGCTCAAACCGACAGAGTATCCATTGAAGAGtcaaaagaagtttctgaagaagtaaccaaaattgaagagtCAAAAGAAGTTTCAGATGACCTaaccaagaagattgaaGTAGCTGAAGAATCTGAGAAGACCTCTAGTGAAACCGTTCCTGTTACCGAAATCAAGGCCATTGACatcaaagatgatgacttcGATGACTTTGACGTCTCTCCCGAAGAATTGCGCAAACATTTGGAATCTCAACCAGTATATCTCTTTACGTCTTTGATTGGAGGAATGCAAATCATTCACAAAACGAACAGATTGCAAACAATTTTGAAAGCAAATGAAATCCAGTTCACCGCCCGTGACTTGGGGACTGACGATGAAGCCAAAAAAATCTGGAGAAGATATTCCAACGGCAAGACTTTGCCAGGAATAGTGAGAGGAGACGATTTCATTGGGAACTGggaagactttgaaagtgCCAACGAAGAATATCGTGTCCGTGAATTGTTGTATGAAACCCTTTAG
- the TVP23 gene encoding Golgi apparatus membrane protein tvp23 (COG:U; EggNog:ENOG503P0YN) — translation MSEYTPIESDVSNNRGPAYTDTATGNMGTAPSNTSEWTWAQKLKESSHPVALLAFLFFRIAPMFVYIFGNFFIGFITKKNRFILHFIVLILLVTADFWNLKNISGRLLVGLRWWNEVSQTSPTSGEFENVWVFETADPNRYINPIDSKVFWFLLYGQPVGWLLLGVLAILKLEFLYLILIIITITLSLTNAVAFTRCDKFGNANNVATSIFSKAAGSFVSRFNPFG, via the coding sequence ATGTCTGAATACACGCCAATTGAGCTGGATGTGTCGAATAACAGAGGACCCGCATACACAGATACTGCCACTGGAAATATGGGAACCGCTCCATCTAATACCAGTGAATGGACGTGGGCTCAGAAACTCAAGGAATCATCTCACCCGGTAGCCTTGTTAGcatttttgttcttcagAATAGCTCCAATGTTTGTCTATATATTTGGGAATTTTTTCATTGggttcatcaccaaaaagaaCCGGTTCATTTTGCATTTCATTGTATTGATATTGCTTGTGACAGCCGATTTCTGGAACTTAAAGAACATTTCGGGGAGGCTATTGGTAGGTTTAAGATGGTGGAACGAAGTGAGCCAAACGTCCCCAACTTCTggagaatttgaaaacGTATGGGTGTTTGAGACAGCCGACCCCAATAGATATATTAATCCTATCGATTCCAAAGTTTTCTGGTTCTTGTTGTACGGGCAACCGGTTGGATGGCTATTATTGGGAGTATTAGCGATCTTAAAGCTTGAATTCTTATATTTAATCTTGATCATCATTACTATAACATTATCATTAACGAATGCCGTGGCCTTCACCAGATGTGACAAATTCGGCAACGCCAACAATGTTGCCACCAGTATCTTTTCAAAAGCAGCTGGGTCTTTTGTTTCCAGGTTTAATCCCTTTGGCTAA